From a single Pseudomonas cremoricolorata genomic region:
- a CDS encoding tail fiber domain-containing protein codes for MSDDTQVTLQAITADQPSIKDFGAIGDGTLHLVSEWYTPGAAAYRGYADLAAVQVDYPHVRQSSDSIDWAATQAGLDACAGSALRVPQGTYLLTDTCYVNAGTTVYGVGVGDNWAVTSSVKGARFKLSGEGVKRIWTDVGAPDTPAGTLVDAPVAIMFALCGSGIMLSNFAVEGGSATDGSDTWFAGIFNAGVRRTLLDRIDVVGTFLKAGVYVDGTWSKTNTALRNIHRDTYGRDVPSDQASNEFTYQNCWFKGGNWGLYAKGTDRTDTSADIWSPGGVSDLVGFASRIDNTPLGERPNFPEDSGGYYRDFHNGFQNRRHFSCRIGSQSAYGIFLDRGRFEQFDGFYGETRAERCVTQAVEKTIGDLGVVAVPANFGGDWGNGNPVTYRVYLTDSSRIDVLQQAVRIGATWTTETGSFVLSGVNFDQVTGRAYLMTSAVQGSISAGQALSQAAGQTAANGGFYATDRSEAVQTSGQTAFKTAGPLNAFFGPTTHTRYLRTAGLASTSRQLLATASDEVSFNCDSPQFNVFVNRYGFNADLSTYRMRYLGTSLESYNEMNLGSASRKCGTVFARTGSISTSDARLKTPVRAFTAQELGAAMALGGEIGFYQFLAAIEDKRKAGENAREHCGMTVQRVIEVFQEHGLDPFNYSFICHDCWDDEFETVEGQRVQTRSAGDEFSFRISGLILFITRGLVHMSKDNQTRLDALDALLRP; via the coding sequence ATGTCTGATGACACTCAAGTAACACTGCAAGCGATTACTGCCGATCAGCCAAGTATCAAAGACTTCGGCGCCATCGGTGACGGCACGTTGCACCTCGTTTCGGAATGGTATACGCCGGGCGCTGCAGCCTATCGCGGATATGCCGACCTGGCCGCCGTTCAAGTCGACTATCCCCATGTACGGCAATCTTCCGATTCGATCGACTGGGCCGCTACCCAGGCCGGCCTGGATGCTTGTGCGGGCTCGGCGCTTCGCGTACCCCAAGGCACCTATCTGCTGACCGATACCTGCTACGTCAATGCGGGAACCACCGTTTATGGCGTAGGGGTGGGCGATAACTGGGCGGTGACTTCATCTGTCAAGGGGGCACGATTCAAGCTGTCGGGTGAGGGGGTGAAACGTATCTGGACCGATGTCGGTGCGCCGGACACGCCTGCCGGTACCCTGGTCGACGCGCCGGTGGCCATCATGTTCGCGTTGTGTGGTTCGGGCATCATGTTGTCCAACTTCGCTGTCGAGGGTGGTTCAGCAACCGATGGCTCCGACACTTGGTTCGCGGGCATCTTCAACGCGGGCGTACGACGAACGCTGCTCGATCGCATCGACGTCGTAGGTACTTTTCTAAAGGCTGGTGTATATGTCGACGGTACCTGGTCGAAAACCAACACGGCACTGCGCAACATTCACCGCGATACCTACGGGCGCGACGTGCCGTCAGACCAGGCCTCGAACGAGTTCACTTATCAGAACTGCTGGTTCAAAGGCGGTAACTGGGGCCTGTACGCCAAAGGTACGGACCGCACCGATACCAGTGCGGATATCTGGTCACCTGGCGGTGTCTCCGATCTGGTCGGGTTCGCCAGTCGTATCGACAACACGCCGTTGGGCGAGCGTCCCAACTTTCCTGAAGATTCGGGTGGCTACTATCGCGACTTCCACAACGGTTTTCAGAACAGGCGGCATTTCAGTTGCCGGATCGGCAGTCAGTCCGCCTACGGCATCTTTCTCGATCGCGGCCGCTTCGAGCAGTTCGACGGTTTTTATGGGGAGACCCGCGCTGAGCGCTGTGTCACTCAAGCTGTCGAGAAGACGATTGGCGATCTTGGCGTGGTCGCGGTGCCTGCCAACTTTGGCGGTGACTGGGGCAACGGTAACCCGGTGACCTATCGGGTGTATCTGACTGATTCCAGTCGGATCGACGTGCTCCAGCAGGCCGTCAGGATCGGCGCCACATGGACGACCGAAACGGGTAGCTTCGTGCTGAGCGGGGTCAACTTCGATCAGGTCACTGGCCGCGCCTACTTGATGACCAGCGCAGTCCAGGGCTCGATCAGCGCGGGGCAGGCGCTCAGTCAAGCAGCCGGGCAGACTGCGGCCAACGGCGGCTTCTATGCCACTGACCGTAGTGAGGCGGTGCAAACCTCTGGGCAGACGGCATTCAAGACTGCCGGCCCGTTGAACGCCTTCTTTGGTCCAACCACCCACACTCGCTATCTACGCACCGCAGGCCTTGCCTCGACGAGCAGGCAACTGCTGGCCACGGCCAGTGACGAGGTGTCGTTCAACTGCGATAGCCCTCAATTCAACGTATTCGTGAACCGCTACGGCTTCAACGCCGACCTCAGCACCTACCGCATGCGCTACCTGGGTACCAGCCTGGAAAGCTACAACGAAATGAACCTGGGCTCAGCGTCGCGCAAATGCGGCACCGTGTTCGCCAGAACCGGCTCGATCAGCACCTCGGATGCGCGCTTGAAAACGCCAGTGCGTGCCTTCACTGCGCAGGAGTTGGGCGCAGCTATGGCACTGGGCGGTGAAATCGGTTTCTACCAGTTCCTCGCCGCGATCGAGGACAAGCGCAAGGCAGGTGAGAACGCGCGTGAACACTGCGGCATGACAGTGCAGCGGGTGATCGAAGTGTTTCAGGAACACGGCCTGGACCCGTTCAACTATTCGTTCATCTGCCACGACTGCTGGGACGACGAGTTCGAGACGGTGGAGGGTCAGCGGGTGCAGACGCGATCGGCCGGTGATGAGTTCAGCTTCCGCATCTCGGGTCTGATTCTGTTCATCACCCGTGGGCTGGTGCACATGAGCAAAGACAACCAGACTCGTCTGGATGCGCTGGACGCCTTGCTGCGGCCTTGA
- a CDS encoding GNAT family N-acetyltransferase: MSVSIRPAQRSDAAQILAFIIELAEYERARHEVIASVADIERSLFDEGSNVCSLICERDGVAIGYAVYFYSYSTWLGRRGIYLEDLYITPEQRGAGAGRELLRHIAQEAVANDCGRLEWSVLDWNAPAIGFYQSLGAEPQDEWIKYRLEGERLLGFAEGRKPQASR, encoded by the coding sequence ATGTCCGTCTCGATCCGCCCGGCGCAGCGCAGTGACGCTGCACAGATTCTGGCTTTCATCATCGAACTCGCCGAATACGAGCGGGCGCGGCACGAGGTCATCGCCTCGGTGGCCGACATCGAGCGCAGTCTGTTCGATGAAGGCAGCAACGTCTGCAGCCTGATCTGCGAGCGCGACGGTGTGGCGATCGGCTATGCCGTGTACTTCTACAGCTACTCGACCTGGCTGGGTCGGCGCGGCATCTACCTGGAAGACCTGTACATCACCCCCGAGCAACGTGGCGCCGGCGCTGGCCGTGAACTGCTGCGGCACATCGCCCAAGAGGCTGTGGCCAACGACTGCGGACGCCTTGAGTGGAGCGTGCTGGACTGGAACGCCCCGGCCATCGGCTTCTATCAGTCACTGGGCGCCGAGCCGCAGGATGAGTGGATCAAATACCGCTTGGAAGGCGAACGCCTGCTCGGCTTCGCCGAAGGCCGCAAGCCTCAGGCCAGCCGTTGA
- the fdxH gene encoding formate dehydrogenase subunit beta, with protein MSLQSQDIIRRSATNAFTPAPRARDHQAEVAKLIDVSICIGCKACQVACNEWNDLRDEVGHNVGVYDNPADLTPDTWTLMRFDEHENEAGKLEWLIRKDGCMHCADPGCLKACPQPGAIIQYANGIVDFQSEHCIGCGYCVAGCPFDVPRISKKDNKAYKCTLCVDRVSVGQEPACVKTCPTGAINFGSKADMLVQAEGRVTELQGRGYAGAGIYDPQAVGGTHVFYVLQHADKPQLYHKLNTDPRISNAVEGWKGWLKPVAAAAFFATLAGTIFHYIGVGPNEVEEDQQEHV; from the coding sequence ATGTCCCTGCAATCCCAAGACATCATTCGTCGTTCAGCGACGAATGCCTTCACCCCGGCGCCGCGCGCCCGCGACCATCAGGCCGAGGTGGCCAAGCTGATCGATGTCAGCATCTGCATCGGCTGCAAGGCCTGCCAGGTCGCCTGCAACGAATGGAACGACCTGCGCGACGAGGTCGGCCACAACGTCGGCGTGTACGACAACCCGGCTGACCTGACCCCGGACACCTGGACCCTGATGCGCTTCGACGAGCACGAAAACGAGGCCGGCAAACTGGAATGGCTGATTCGCAAGGACGGCTGCATGCACTGCGCCGACCCGGGGTGCCTGAAGGCCTGCCCGCAACCGGGGGCGATCATCCAGTACGCCAACGGCATCGTCGATTTCCAGTCCGAGCACTGCATCGGCTGCGGCTACTGCGTGGCCGGTTGCCCGTTCGATGTGCCGCGCATCAGCAAGAAGGACAACAAGGCCTACAAGTGCACGCTGTGCGTCGACCGCGTCAGCGTCGGCCAGGAGCCGGCTTGCGTGAAGACCTGCCCCACCGGTGCGATCAACTTCGGCAGCAAGGCCGACATGCTGGTGCAGGCCGAAGGCCGCGTCACCGAGCTGCAGGGCCGCGGCTATGCCGGCGCCGGCATCTATGACCCGCAAGCGGTGGGCGGCACCCACGTGTTCTACGTGTTGCAACACGCCGACAAGCCGCAGCTGTACCACAAGCTCAACACCGACCCGCGCATCAGCAATGCCGTCGAGGGCTGGAAGGGCTGGCTCAAGCCGGTGGCGGCCGCGGCGTTCTTCGCCACCCTGGCCGGGACGATTTTCCACTACATCGGCGTCGGCCCCAACGAGGTCGAAGAAGACCAGCAGGAGCACGTGTGA
- the fdnG gene encoding formate dehydrogenase-N subunit alpha yields MALGRRQFFKLCTAGAAAATTASLGFAPAVANASQSRQYKLLRAKETRNNCTYCSVGCGILMYSLGDGAKNAKARIFHIEGDPDHPVSRGSLCPKGAGLVDYIHSEQRLLYPEYRAPGSSTWQRITWDYAIERIARLMKDDRDANFIATNAKGVTVNRWLSTGMLCSSAASSETGALDQRFTRALGILGTDSQARVCHAPTVAALAPTFGRGAMTNNWVDIKNANVVLIMGGNPAEAHPVGFKWVIEAKIRNGAKVIVVDPRFNRSASVADIYAPVRAGSDITFLMGMVNYLLTHDRIQHEYVRAYTNASLIVRDDYRFDDGLFSGYDAKTKRYDRSSWAYELDAQGHARRDLSLSHPRCVFNLLKQHVSRYTPDMVSQLCGTPVEDFLEICEIMASTSVPDKTATFLYALGWTHHTTGAQMIRGSGMIQLLLGNVGMAGGGVNALRGHSNIQGYTDLGLLSQRLPGYMNLPSDEQHDLATYLAQTTPAAQLPEQVNYYQHTPKFFVSLMKSLYGEKATAANDWGFDWLPKWDESYDVLNFANRMYDGKVNGYIAQGFNPIAAFPDKNKAAAALAKLKFLVIIDPLATETSSFWQNHGESNDVDPAQIQTEVFRLPSSCFAEENGSIVNSGRWLQWHWAGAAPPGEAWHDGKILGHLFMKLRELYRQEGGACPEQVLNMAWDYKDPYDPDPEEVAKESNGYALADLHDEQGKLILRKGQLLDNFGQLRDDGSTQCFNWVFAGCWTEAGNQMARRDNADSGLGCTPGWAWAWPQNRRILYNRASADPQGKPWDPKRKVISWDGERWSGIDVPDFPVTVAPGTQTSPFIMLPEGVGRLFSVGAMNDGPFPEHYEPTESPLASNPLHPAVSKSPTARLYDGDRARMGSREEFPHVATTYSITELFRHWTKHSRLNAIVQPEQFVEIGEALARDKGIVQGDLVKVSTKRGYIKAKAVVTKRIRRLQIDGQPVDTIGIPCHWGFEGATRKGFLANTLTPGVGESNTNTPEYKAFLVSVEKA; encoded by the coding sequence ATGGCACTTGGCCGAAGACAGTTTTTCAAACTTTGCACCGCCGGTGCGGCAGCGGCCACCACCGCTTCACTGGGCTTCGCGCCAGCCGTGGCCAATGCCAGCCAGTCCCGTCAGTACAAGCTGCTGCGGGCCAAGGAAACGCGCAACAACTGCACGTACTGCTCGGTGGGCTGCGGCATCCTCATGTACAGCCTGGGCGACGGTGCCAAGAACGCCAAGGCGCGGATTTTCCACATCGAGGGCGACCCGGATCATCCGGTCAGCCGCGGCTCGTTGTGCCCCAAGGGCGCAGGCTTGGTGGACTACATCCACAGCGAACAGCGCCTGCTTTACCCCGAATACCGCGCGCCGGGTTCGAGCACCTGGCAGCGCATCACCTGGGACTACGCCATCGAGCGCATCGCCCGACTGATGAAAGACGACCGCGACGCCAACTTCATCGCCACTAACGCCAAGGGCGTGACGGTCAACCGCTGGCTGTCCACCGGCATGCTCTGCTCGTCGGCCGCCAGCAGTGAAACCGGCGCCCTCGACCAGCGCTTCACCCGTGCACTGGGCATCCTTGGCACCGACAGCCAGGCGCGGGTCTGCCATGCGCCGACGGTGGCGGCCCTGGCGCCGACCTTCGGCCGCGGGGCGATGACCAACAACTGGGTCGACATCAAGAACGCCAACGTCGTGCTCATCATGGGCGGCAACCCGGCCGAGGCGCATCCGGTGGGCTTCAAGTGGGTGATCGAGGCGAAGATTCGCAACGGCGCCAAGGTCATCGTGGTCGACCCGCGCTTCAACCGCAGCGCCTCGGTGGCGGACATCTACGCGCCAGTGCGCGCCGGCTCCGACATCACCTTCCTGATGGGCATGGTCAACTACCTGCTGACCCACGACCGCATCCAGCACGAATACGTGCGCGCCTACACCAACGCCTCGTTGATCGTTCGTGACGACTACCGTTTCGACGACGGCCTGTTCAGCGGCTACGACGCCAAGACCAAGCGCTACGACCGTAGCTCCTGGGCCTATGAGCTCGACGCCCAGGGCCACGCCCGACGCGACTTGAGCCTGAGTCACCCGCGCTGCGTGTTCAACCTGCTCAAGCAGCACGTCAGCCGCTACACCCCGGACATGGTCAGCCAGCTGTGCGGCACGCCGGTGGAGGACTTCCTCGAAATCTGCGAGATCATGGCCAGCACCAGCGTGCCGGACAAGACCGCGACCTTCCTCTACGCCCTGGGCTGGACCCACCACACCACCGGTGCGCAGATGATCCGTGGCTCAGGGATGATCCAGCTGCTGCTGGGCAACGTCGGTATGGCTGGCGGCGGGGTCAACGCCTTGCGGGGCCACTCCAACATCCAGGGCTACACCGACTTGGGGCTGTTGTCCCAGCGCCTGCCGGGCTACATGAACCTGCCGTCCGACGAGCAGCACGACCTGGCCACCTACCTGGCGCAGACCACCCCGGCGGCGCAGTTGCCCGAGCAGGTCAACTACTACCAGCACACGCCCAAATTCTTCGTCAGCCTGATGAAGAGCCTGTATGGCGAAAAGGCCACCGCAGCCAACGACTGGGGCTTCGACTGGTTGCCCAAGTGGGATGAAAGCTACGACGTACTGAACTTCGCCAACCGCATGTACGACGGCAAGGTCAACGGCTACATCGCCCAGGGCTTCAACCCGATCGCGGCGTTTCCCGACAAGAACAAGGCCGCGGCCGCGCTGGCCAAGCTCAAGTTCCTGGTGATCATCGACCCGCTGGCCACGGAAACCTCGAGTTTCTGGCAGAACCATGGCGAGTCCAACGACGTCGACCCGGCGCAGATTCAGACCGAGGTGTTCCGCCTGCCGTCCAGCTGCTTTGCCGAAGAAAACGGCTCGATCGTCAATTCCGGGCGCTGGCTGCAATGGCACTGGGCCGGTGCTGCGCCACCGGGCGAGGCCTGGCACGACGGCAAGATTCTCGGCCACCTGTTCATGAAGCTGCGCGAGCTGTATCGCCAGGAAGGCGGCGCCTGTCCAGAGCAGGTGCTGAACATGGCCTGGGACTACAAAGACCCTTACGACCCCGACCCGGAAGAGGTGGCCAAGGAATCCAACGGCTACGCCCTGGCCGATCTGCACGACGAGCAAGGCAAGCTGATTCTGCGCAAGGGTCAGTTGCTCGATAACTTCGGCCAGCTGCGTGACGACGGCAGCACCCAGTGCTTCAACTGGGTGTTCGCCGGCTGCTGGACCGAGGCGGGCAACCAGATGGCCCGGCGCGACAACGCCGACAGCGGCCTGGGCTGCACACCGGGCTGGGCCTGGGCCTGGCCGCAGAACCGGCGCATTCTCTACAACCGCGCCTCGGCTGACCCGCAAGGCAAGCCGTGGGACCCCAAGCGCAAGGTCATCAGTTGGGACGGCGAGCGCTGGAGCGGCATCGACGTGCCGGACTTCCCGGTCACGGTCGCCCCTGGCACGCAGACTAGCCCGTTCATCATGCTGCCCGAAGGGGTAGGGCGGTTGTTTTCGGTGGGGGCGATGAATGACGGCCCGTTCCCAGAGCACTACGAACCCACCGAAAGCCCGCTGGCGAGCAACCCGCTGCACCCGGCGGTGAGCAAGAGTCCGACCGCGCGGCTGTACGACGGCGACCGGGCGCGCATGGGCAGCCGCGAGGAGTTCCCGCACGTGGCGACCACCTATTCGATCACCGAACTGTTCCGCCACTGGACCAAGCATTCGCGGCTCAACGCCATCGTTCAGCCCGAGCAGTTCGTCGAGATCGGCGAGGCGCTGGCCCGGGACAAGGGCATCGTTCAGGGCGATCTGGTCAAGGTCAGTACCAAGCGCGGCTACATCAAGGCCAAGGCCGTGGTGACCAAGCGCATTCGTCGTCTGCAAATCGACGGTCAGCCCGTCGACACCATCGGTATTCCCTGCCACTGGGGCTTCGAAGGGGCGACGCGCAAGGGCTTTCTGGCCAACACGCTGACCCCTGGGGTCGGCGAATCGAATACCAATACCCCGGAATACAAGGCGTTCCTGGTGAGCGTGGAAAAGGCCTGA
- a CDS encoding 5'-nucleotidase: MPYPIEEKLVVGVASSALFDLTESDHIYATEGVEAYRLHHEQNIDTPFATGVAFPFIRRFLSINQAFPQQLPVEVVLLSRNSPETGLRVFRSIEHYGLDISRAAFMSGRSPYEYIPAFNASLFLSANESDVQRAIDASYPAGRVLPSRIYDDALDNELRVAFDFDGVIADDEAEAVYKQALDLVAFQHHEQTRKAIPHQPGPLADLFRKLSLIRGLEDQKLAENPDYQRILRIAIITARNAPSHERLVTTLKDWGVSPDESFFLGGMDKRRVLSILKPHMFFDDQRSHLDSAAADLPMVHVPFGIANRVVKDGDE; the protein is encoded by the coding sequence ATGCCCTACCCCATCGAGGAAAAACTGGTGGTCGGCGTCGCCTCCAGCGCGCTGTTCGACCTCACCGAATCAGACCACATCTACGCCACCGAAGGCGTCGAGGCGTATCGCCTGCACCACGAGCAGAACATCGATACGCCGTTCGCCACCGGTGTAGCGTTCCCGTTCATTCGCCGTTTTCTCAGCATCAATCAGGCGTTTCCCCAGCAGTTGCCCGTGGAGGTGGTGCTGCTCTCGCGCAACTCGCCGGAAACCGGCCTGCGGGTGTTTCGCTCCATCGAGCACTATGGGCTGGACATCAGCCGCGCAGCGTTCATGTCGGGACGCTCGCCGTACGAGTACATCCCGGCGTTCAATGCGTCGCTGTTTCTGAGCGCCAACGAGAGCGATGTGCAGCGCGCCATCGATGCCAGCTACCCGGCCGGCCGTGTGCTGCCCTCGCGCATCTACGACGACGCGCTGGACAACGAGCTGCGCGTGGCCTTCGACTTCGATGGGGTGATAGCCGACGACGAGGCCGAGGCCGTGTACAAGCAGGCGCTGGACCTGGTCGCCTTCCAACACCACGAGCAGACGCGCAAGGCCATCCCGCACCAGCCCGGGCCACTGGCCGACCTGTTCCGCAAGCTCTCGCTGATTCGCGGCCTGGAAGACCAGAAGCTTGCCGAAAACCCTGACTACCAGCGCATTCTGCGCATCGCCATCATCACCGCGCGCAACGCACCCTCCCACGAACGCCTGGTGACTACGCTGAAAGACTGGGGCGTGTCGCCGGATGAATCGTTCTTCCTCGGCGGCATGGACAAGCGGCGGGTGCTGTCGATCCTCAAGCCGCACATGTTCTTCGACGACCAGCGCAGCCACCTCGACTCCGCCGCAGCGGACCTGCCGATGGTGCATGTACCGTTCGGGATCGCCAATCGGGTGGTGAAGGACGGGGATGAGTGA
- the fdhE gene encoding formate dehydrogenase accessory protein FdhE, with protein sequence MSSITLSAVEQPSGGVGDIAALLLPDLRQHYGRRAVRLRRLAEAHEHGAYLGFAAQVAEAQQALLDSLPLRAESVQPLLANFGHGAPLDVYRLKRSGYWQMALEYLLGQLDAQPDGALDEVIQGLLAMGPEQREVCAEHLLQGRYGQVESGQAVLLWAALMVYFTQIAAALPLSAQAAVGEQRQLCPVCSSAPVASVILSGKQAGLRYLHCGLCESRWHMVRVKCSNCEATGKLDYWSLDQHDSAVKAESCGDCDSYLKVMYSEHDPAVDPVADDLASLALDAELEQQGFARSSLNPFVFPG encoded by the coding sequence GTGAGCAGTATCACCCTCAGCGCCGTCGAGCAGCCCAGCGGTGGCGTCGGCGATATCGCCGCCTTGCTCCTGCCCGACCTGCGTCAGCACTACGGGCGCCGCGCCGTACGCCTGCGACGACTGGCCGAGGCCCACGAGCATGGCGCTTACCTGGGCTTTGCCGCGCAGGTGGCCGAGGCCCAGCAAGCGTTGCTCGATAGCCTGCCGCTGCGGGCCGAGAGCGTGCAGCCGCTGCTGGCCAACTTCGGCCACGGCGCACCGCTGGACGTGTATCGGCTGAAGCGCTCGGGCTACTGGCAGATGGCGCTGGAGTACCTGCTCGGCCAACTCGACGCTCAGCCTGATGGCGCGTTGGATGAGGTGATTCAAGGGCTGTTGGCCATGGGCCCGGAGCAGCGCGAAGTGTGCGCAGAGCACCTGTTGCAGGGTCGTTACGGGCAGGTAGAAAGCGGCCAGGCGGTGCTGCTGTGGGCGGCGTTGATGGTGTACTTCACGCAGATCGCCGCGGCCTTGCCGCTCAGCGCCCAGGCGGCGGTGGGCGAGCAACGCCAGCTGTGCCCGGTGTGCAGCAGCGCCCCGGTGGCCAGCGTGATTCTCAGCGGCAAGCAGGCCGGTCTGCGCTATCTGCACTGCGGCCTGTGCGAAAGCCGCTGGCACATGGTGCGGGTCAAGTGCAGCAACTGCGAGGCCACCGGCAAGCTCGACTACTGGTCGCTCGATCAGCACGACAGCGCGGTAAAAGCGGAAAGCTGCGGCGACTGCGACAGCTACTTGAAGGTGATGTACAGCGAGCACGACCCGGCGGTTGACCCGGTGGCCGATGACCTCGCCTCGCTGGCGTTGGATGCCGAGCTGGAACAGCAGGGCTTTGCCCGCAGCAGCCTGAATCCGTTCGTGTTTCCGGGGTGA
- a CDS encoding glycoside hydrolase family 24 protein, translating into MARLSAAQAGGPDVLAFLDMLAWSEGTSILRASDDGYNVLVGGKLFTDYSQHPRIKVWLPKYGIHSTAAGRYQFLARTWDAIVKNYGFKGRFIPEAQDLAAIKLLGECSALPLIQDGEISHAITKAAPIWASLPGAGYGQREHKLAVLLGIFEAQRSTETTPEADLLAMFTACGGNVLT; encoded by the coding sequence ATGGCCAGACTTTCCGCCGCCCAGGCTGGTGGCCCCGACGTACTCGCCTTCCTCGACATGCTCGCGTGGTCGGAAGGCACTTCAATCCTGCGCGCCAGCGACGACGGCTATAACGTCTTGGTCGGCGGCAAGCTCTTTACCGACTACAGCCAGCATCCGCGAATCAAGGTCTGGCTACCCAAGTACGGCATTCACAGCACTGCGGCCGGTCGCTACCAATTTCTGGCCCGCACCTGGGACGCCATCGTCAAGAACTACGGCTTCAAGGGTCGCTTCATTCCCGAAGCGCAAGACCTGGCTGCGATCAAGCTGCTCGGTGAATGCAGCGCGCTGCCGTTGATCCAGGACGGCGAGATCAGTCATGCCATCACCAAGGCCGCGCCGATCTGGGCCAGCCTGCCCGGCGCCGGTTACGGCCAGCGCGAGCACAAGCTGGCGGTACTGCTCGGTATCTTCGAGGCGCAGCGTAGTACCGAGACCACACCTGAGGCCGATTTGTTAGCCATGTTCACCGCCTGCGGCGGAAACGTACTCACATGA
- a CDS encoding LysE family translocator, producing the protein MLGSYDLLTAFVLYAFVSSITPGPNNTMLLASGVNFGAWRTLPHALGVSIGFMVMVIAVGLGLGEVFKLWPVLYTVLRYVGAAYLLYLAWKIATSGPMSEDDGSTRKPLSFLGAAAFQWVNPKAWVMAVGAIATYVPAQGYLLNVLLIGLIFMLVNLPSVGVWVMCGSALRNVLRNPRWLVLFNVLMAALLVISLYPLLFVESGFS; encoded by the coding sequence ATGCTTGGCTCCTATGATTTGCTCACTGCCTTCGTGCTCTATGCCTTCGTTTCCTCCATCACCCCCGGCCCGAACAACACCATGCTGCTGGCCTCTGGGGTCAATTTCGGCGCGTGGCGTACGCTGCCCCATGCGTTGGGGGTAAGCATTGGCTTCATGGTCATGGTGATTGCCGTGGGCCTTGGCCTGGGCGAAGTGTTCAAGCTCTGGCCGGTGCTCTACACCGTGCTGCGCTACGTCGGCGCCGCTTACCTGCTGTACCTGGCCTGGAAGATCGCCACGTCTGGGCCGATGTCCGAAGACGATGGCAGCACGCGCAAGCCGCTGAGCTTTCTCGGCGCCGCGGCATTTCAGTGGGTCAACCCAAAGGCCTGGGTGATGGCAGTGGGCGCTATCGCCACCTACGTGCCGGCGCAGGGTTATCTGCTCAACGTGCTGTTGATCGGGTTGATCTTCATGCTGGTCAACCTGCCCAGCGTTGGCGTCTGGGTGATGTGCGGCAGCGCCTTGCGCAACGTGCTGCGCAACCCGCGTTGGCTGGTGCTGTTCAATGTCCTGATGGCCGCCTTGCTGGTGATATCGCTGTACCCGCTGCTGTTCGTAGAATCAGGGTTTTCCTGA
- a CDS encoding DUF2514 family protein, producing MIAWAQGTALLLILASCWGAYQHGRSVERAQASLVAAERASAASRAEARAQRSARAFEQQRAQAQEQVRTHAYEQRQAATAEASAAAAAGQRLQHAAAQLAARAECPGVDTAAATRGKAATRAAMVLSELLARADARAGELAKAYDAARIAGSLCEASYTALARPLE from the coding sequence ATGATCGCCTGGGCCCAAGGCACCGCGTTGCTGTTGATCCTGGCGTCCTGCTGGGGCGCATATCAGCATGGCCGCTCGGTGGAGCGTGCCCAGGCCAGCCTCGTAGCCGCCGAACGTGCCAGCGCCGCTAGCCGGGCCGAAGCGAGGGCACAGCGCAGTGCGCGCGCGTTCGAGCAGCAACGCGCACAAGCTCAGGAGCAGGTCAGAACCCATGCTTACGAACAACGACAGGCAGCGACTGCTGAGGCTAGTGCTGCTGCCGCTGCTGGTCAGCGCCTGCAGCACGCCGCGGCCCAGCTCGCTGCCCGCGCCGAGTGCCCAGGCGTGGATACCGCCGCTGCCACTCGAGGCAAGGCAGCCACCCGCGCCGCCATGGTGCTCTCCGAGCTGCTCGCACGGGCTGATGCGCGAGCGGGAGAACTGGCGAAGGCTTATGACGCAGCCCGAATAGCCGGTTCGCTGTGTGAAGCGTCTTACACTGCATTGGCCCGTCCGCTCGAATAA
- a CDS encoding formate dehydrogenase subunit gamma, with product MNKDKLILRTRFIDRASHWFMVICFFLVALSGLSWFFPSLNWLSGVFGTPQLARIFHPFLGVVVFVVLMFLFARFVRYNLPEREDAIWFRNVKSVLAGDHSKPLQIGKYNAGQKVLFWGIMALISVLLLSGVVIWRPWFAHYFSIPMIRLALFTHALAGISLMLLIIGHAYLAFWVKGSIRGMVTGYVSRRWAKSHHDRWYQQISKGDEQ from the coding sequence ATGAACAAGGACAAACTGATTCTGCGCACCCGCTTCATCGACCGCGCCAGCCACTGGTTCATGGTGATCTGCTTCTTCCTGGTGGCGCTGTCCGGGCTGTCGTGGTTCTTCCCCTCGTTGAACTGGCTGAGCGGCGTGTTCGGCACGCCGCAGCTGGCGCGGATCTTCCACCCGTTCCTCGGCGTGGTGGTGTTCGTGGTGCTGATGTTCCTGTTCGCCCGTTTCGTCAGGTACAACTTGCCCGAGCGCGAGGATGCGATCTGGTTTCGCAATGTCAAAAGCGTGCTGGCCGGCGACCACAGCAAGCCGTTGCAGATCGGCAAGTACAACGCCGGGCAGAAGGTGTTGTTCTGGGGAATCATGGCGCTGATCAGCGTATTGCTGCTCAGCGGCGTGGTGATCTGGCGACCGTGGTTCGCCCACTACTTCAGCATTCCGATGATTCGTCTGGCGCTGTTCACCCATGCCCTGGCCGGGATTTCCCTGATGCTGTTGATCATTGGCCATGCCTACCTGGCGTTCTGGGTCAAAGGCTCGATTCGCGGCATGGTCACCGGCTATGTCTCGCGGCGCTGGGCCAAATCCCACCACGACCGCTGGTACCAGCAGATCTCCAAAGGTGACGAACAGTGA